The Zygosaccharomyces rouxii strain CBS732 chromosome G complete sequence genome contains a region encoding:
- a CDS encoding uncharacterized protein (no similarity), translating into MRRGRVRFSRANTQRVPSPVRVPTANSLDGCSFIEELSLVRSSSFSSKIYLPKETMLMAALLPIARVLYYWDEFFGNQHTMPLIFKFLVAFVVSLTSAAVAATAVWWPRHFKKKVEIDTKCSRMGLLFCVFGVQVGQSTCQWLNQLWGRRLVTLTALTATLVWEQLTRSWHQRETFFVGCFLCGAAIPTYLCISKSILLELFSGGLLNLVFFMYTVITLTGIIVSRPTPIVASGYLLALLLMVPNTYSTNSKNYVN; encoded by the coding sequence ATGAGACGAGGCAGAGTTAGGTTCAGCAGGGCAAATACTCAACGGGTACCTTCACCTGTGAGAGTCCCTACTGCTAATTCTCTAGATGGCTGTAGTTTTATAGAAGAACTCTCTTTAGTAAGATCATCGTCATTCTCCTCCAAAATCTATTTACCAAAGGAGACCATGTTAATGGCAGCACTTTTACCCATTGCCAGAGTTTTGTACTACTGGGACgaattctttggaaatcAACATACAATGCCATTgatattcaaatttctcGTTGCATTTGTAGTTTCTTTGACATCTGCGGCCGTAGCGGCTACAGCTGTATGGTGGCCTCGGCATTTTAAGAAGAAGGTTGAAATTGATACTAAGTGTAGCCGGATGGGGTTGCTTTTTTGCGTATTTGGAGTACAAGTAGGTCAAAGTACATGTCAGTGGTTAAACCAGTTGTGGGGACGTCGCTTAGTCACTTTAACAGCTCTTACTGCGACACTGGTATGGGAGCAATTGACTCGATCATGGCACCAAAGAGAAACCTTTTTTGTTGGATGTTTCTTATGTGGTGCCGCTATTCCTACTTACCTTTGCATTTCTAAAAGTATTCTACTTGAACTATTCAGTGGCGGTTTGCTCAACTTGGTATTTTTCATGTATACAGTAATCACGCTAACTGGAATCATAGTCAGCCGTCCCACGCCGATAGTTGCCAGTGGGTACTTATTAGCACTTTTACTGATGGTTCCCAATACATATTCGAcaaattcgaaaaattaTGTAAACTGA
- the YHK8 gene encoding Yhk8p (similar to uniprot|P38776 Saccharomyces cerevisiae YHR048W Hypothetical ORF) has translation MLAASNEYNSNSSRTENAEMDIEEHPYGFQNEPSSALAGSAGGELEEGMDATRANSLNPDEDFLKRIETSVSQTNEGKNLQYEVSFEEGSMDPENIAMHLSWPRKYYVSTLVTLISGIITMISSCWSLVAEDVMSHFHISREVSVLGISLYIFGLGCGPLLLSPISELYGRRITFIFSLSFSVAWQCLVIWSPTIEGVLFGRFLSGFFGSSFLSVASGTISDIFTKDQIGIPMTFYALAPFAGPSLGPVLSGAFNKDGYKWPFIVMMIVSSVLLGLVTFTVPESYKPVLLIRKAKRLRKETGDDKYFAPLEVIRREANIFRLILLSVKRPIDLLLRDYMIGVLSFYTGLVLAIIYLYFTVFPYIYPKLWNFTVMETGLAYLGLLIGMIIVCPSCLIFQKNYARRVERNGGKSTPEMRFEALFYGAFCTPIGLMIFAWTCYSHVHWIGSLIGSAVFGAGVFFVFVGVFAYTVDAYRRYAASAMACNTFVRCIMAGVFPLFGRQMYKGMGINWAGFLLAMVAVGMIPVPFLFSKYGSVLRAKSPYGWDD, from the coding sequence ATGTTAGCTGCTAGTAATGAATataattctaattctaGTCGTACAGAAAATGCAGAGATGGATATAGAAGAACATCCCTATGGGTTTCAAAACGAACCTTCATCAGCATTGGCGGGTTCCGCTGGGGGAGAACTCGAAGAGGGTATGGACGCTACTAGGGCAAATTCGTTAAATCCTGACGAGGATTTCCTGAAAAGAATAGAAACAAGCGTTTCTCAAACCAATGAAGGTAAAAATCTCCAATACGAAGTGTCTTTCGAAGAAGGATCTATGGATCCTGAAAACATAGCGATGCATCTTTCATGGCCGAGAAAATATTACGTTTCTACACTGGTTACTTTGATATCCGGCATAATTACCATGATTTCGTCTTGTTGGTCTCTAGTTGCCGAAGACGTTATGTCACACTTCCATATTTCGAGAGAAGTTAGTGTACTTGGTATATCACTTTACATTTTTGGATTAGGCTGTGGGCCGCTGCTATTATCACCTATAAGTGAACTTTATGGCCGACGGATAACCTTTATATTCTCGTTGTCGTTTAGTGTAGCATGGCAATGTTTAGTAATATGGTCACCGACCATTGAAGGAGTTTTGTTTGGCCGGTTTTTATCGggtttctttggttcttctttcttAAGTGTAGCGAGCGGTACCATTAGTGACATTTTCACCAAGGATCAAATAGGTATTCCGATGACATTTTATGCATTAGCTCCGTTCGCAGGACCTTCATTGGGACCTGTTCTAAGTGGTGCATTTAACAAAGATGGTTACAAATGGCCATTCATCGTTATGATGATTGTTTCAAGTGTATTACTAGGACTTGTTACGTTTACGGTTCCGGAGAGTTATAAACCAGTACTTCTTATCCGCAAGGCTAAGCGGTTACGGAAAGAAACTGGAGATGACAAATATTTTGCACCTTTAGAAGTGATTCGTAGGGAGGCAAACATTTTCCGTTTGATTTTACTTTCGGTAAAGAGACCCATTGATCTTCTCTTGAGAGATTACATGATAGGTGTTCTCTCTTTTTACACAGGTTTAGTTTTGGCGATCATTTACCTGTATTTCACAGTTTTCCCCTACATATATCCTAAGCTATGGAATTTTACTGTTATGGAGACTGGTTTAGCATATTTGGGTTTGCTCATAGGAATGATTATCGTGTGTCCTTCCTGTCtgatatttcaaaagaattacGCTCGCAGAGTGGAGCgtaatggtggtaaatctacGCCGGAGATGAGATTCGAAGCTTTGTTTTACGGCGCATTCTGTACACCCATCGGGCTTATGATTTTTGCCTGGACCTGCTATTCTCATGTACATTGGATAGGTTCTCTGATTGGTAGTGCAGTATTTGGAGCTGGTGTCTTTTTTGTCTTTGTCGGTGTTTTCGCCTATACTGTAGATGCTTATAGAAGGTATGCCGCATCAGCAATGGCATGCAACACTTTTGTAAGATGTATCATGGCTGGTGTATTCCCTCTTTTTGGTAGGCAGATGTACAAAGGTATGGGAATCAATTGGGCTGGTTTCCTGTTAGCGATGGTCGCTGTTGGCATGATTCCCGTGCCATTTCTCTTCAGCAAATATGGATCCGTTCTGAGAGCTAAATCACCTTACGGTTGGGATGATTGA
- the AAP1 gene encoding arginine/alanine aminopeptidase (highly similar to uniprot|P32454 Saccharomyces cerevisiae YKL157W APE2 Zinc-dependent metallopeptidase yscII and to YHR047C uniprot|P37898 Saccharomyces cerevisiae YHR047C AAP1' Arginine/alanine aminopeptidase), whose product MSSADVSASREVLPTNVTPLHYDVRLEPDFQTFKFGGHLKLDLQVNDPKVDSIWLNSLDIDLHSAALTDGTKATEVKHDNDEQVTEFKFPAGTIAKNGEKVTLEISFTGELNDYMAGFYRAKYEDKLTGETKYMATTQMEATDARRAFPCYDEPNRKATFDITLVSEPHLTHLSNMDVKKESVEDGKKVTSFNTTPKMSTYLVAFIVAELKYVENNDFRIPVRCYATPGYEHHGQFAADLTAKTLAFFEKTFNIKYPLPKMDNVAVHEFAAGAMENWGLVTYRVVDVLLDKENSTLDRIQRVAEVIQHELAHQWFGNLVTMDWWEGLWLNEGFATWMSWYSCNEFEPEWKVWEEYVADTLQNALALDSLRSSHPIEVPVKRADEINQIFDAISYSKGSSVLRMVSKWLGEDVFIQGVSKYLQKFKFSNARTGDLWDSLSEASGKDVRKVMDIWTGKVGYPVISVKEDGKKITFTQNRYLSTGDLKPEEDETLYPVFLTLATNQGVDSSLVLDQRSKSIELQDPSFFKTNSAQSGIYITSYSDERWAKFGQQANLLSVEDRVGLVADSKALSASGYTSTKNFLNLVSQWDKEQSFVVWEQILASLSSLKAAWTFEPQETKEALNNFTRKLVSSKAHNLGWEFSSSDSFATQRLKVAMFGAAAGARDTEVEKSALDMFTKYAAGDKHAIPALIKPIVFSAAARAGGVDNYEKILHIYKNPTSTDEKLAALRTLGRFEDAKLLERTLGYLTDGTVLNQDIYIPMQGMRTHKQGIETLWSWLQTNWEDISKRLPPGMSMLGSVVIISTSAFTSLEVIDQIKKFFSDKSTKGFDQSLAQSLDTIVSKAKWVNRDREVVKDYLKEHGYF is encoded by the coding sequence ATGAGTAGTGCTGATGTTTCTGCAAGCAGAGAGGTATTACCTACCAACGTTACGCCATTGCATTACGACGTAAGATTGGAACCTGATTTCCAAACCTTTAAATTTGGCGGTCACTTAAAATTGGATCTCCAAGTCAATGATCCTAAAGTGGATTCCATTTGGTTAAACTCTTTGGATATCGATTTGCACTCTGCTGCCTTGACTGACGGGACTAAGGCAACCGAAGTTAAACATGACAATGATGAACAAGTCACTGAATTTAAGTTCCCAGCGGGTACCATAGCCAAGAATGGTGAAAAGGTAACTTTGGAGATCAGTTTCACCggtgaattgaatgatTACATGGCAGGGTTTTACAGAGCTAAATACGAGGATAAATTGACTGGAGAGACCAAATACATGGCAACTACACAAATGGAAGCTACTGACGCTCGTAGAGCTTTCCCCTGTTACGATGAACCAAATAGAAAGGCAACTTTTGACATTACTTTAGTCTCTGAACCACATCTAACCCATTTGTCAAATATGGAtgtgaagaaagaaagtgtggaagatggtaaaaaaGTTACTAGCTTTAACACTACCCCTAAGATGTCTACTTATTTAGTGGCATTTATTGTGGCAGAACTGAAATATGTGGAGAACAACGATTTCCGTATTCCCGTTAGATGTTATGCTACTCCAGGTTACGAACATCACGGTCAATTTGCCGCTGATTTGACCGCTAAAACATTGGcattttttgaaaagacttTTAATATTAAGTACCCATTGCCCAAGATGGATAATGTTGCAGTGCATGAGTTTGCTGCAGGTGCGATGGAGAATTGGGGACTTGTTACATATAGAGTTGTTGACGTTCTTTTGGATAAGGAAAATTCCACATTGGACCGTATTCAAAGAGTGGCCGAAGTTATACAACACGAATTAGCTCACCAATGGTTTGGTAATTTAGTTACCATGGATTGGTGGGAAGGTCTTTGGTTAAATGAAGGTTTTGCCACATGGATGTCCTGGTACTCTTGTAACGAGTTTGAACCAGAATGGAAAGTATGGGAAGAATACGTGGCTGacactttacaaaatgCATTGGCGTTAGACTCGCTTCGTTCTTCGCATCCAATTGAAGTTCCTGTGAAACGTGCTGACGAAATTAACCAAATTTTCGACGCTATTTCCTATTCTAAAGGTTCTTCTGTTTTAAGAATGGTTTCCAAATGGTTAGGTGAAGATGTTTTCATCCAAGGTGTTTCAAAATACttacaaaaattcaaattctcaAATGCTCGTACTGGTGATCTATGGGATTCGTTATCTGAGGCTTCAGGTAAAGATGTCCGTAAAGTCATGGATATTTGGACTGGTAAAGTGGGCTACCCTGTAATTAgtgttaaagaagatggtaaaaaaatCACCTTTACCCAAAACCGTTACTTGTCCACTGGTGATTTGAaacctgaagaagatgaaacTTTGTATCCAGTTTTCCTTACCCTAGCTACAAACCAAGGTGTGGATAGCTCTTTAGTGTTGGACCAGAGATCTAAGTCCATTGAGTTGCAAGATCCAagctttttcaaaactaaTTCCGCTCAATCAGGTATTTACATCACTTCTTACTCAGATGAAAGATGGGCCAAATTTGGCCAACAGGCTAACCTTTTGTCTGTGGAAGATCGTGTTGGTTTAGTTGCTGATTCAAAGGCGCTTTCAGCTTCCGGTTATACATCTACTAAAAACTTCTTGAACCTAGTCTCTCAATGGGACAAGGAGCAATCCTTTGTCGTTTGGGAGCAGATTTTAGCTAGTTTGTCCTCTTTGAAGGCTGCTTGGACTTTTGAGCCACAAGAGACTAAAGAAGCTCTaaacaatttcaccagaaaATTGGTATCCTCCAAGGCTCACAATTTAGGTTGGGAATTCTCTTCCAGTGATTCCTTTGCTACCCAACGTTTGAAGGTTGCCATGTTTGGTGCAGCTGCTGGTGCAAGGGACACTgaagtggaaaaatccGCCCTGGATATGTTTACCAAGTATGCCGCTGGTGATAAACATGCTATCCCTGCACTAATCAAACCAATTGTGTTCAGTGCTGCTGCTAGAGCAGGTGGTGTGGATAACTACGAAAAGATTTTACACATCTACAAGAATCCAACTTCtactgatgaaaaattagcagctttgagaactttgggtagatttgaagatgctaaATTGTTGGAGAGAACCCTTGGATACTTGACTGATGGCACTGTATTGAACCAAGATATCTATATCCCCATGCAAGGTATGAGAACTCACAAACAAGGTATTGAAACTTTGTGGTCATGGTTACAAACCAACTGGGAGGATATTTCTAAAAGATTACCACCTGGAATGTCGATGTTGGGTTCTGTGGTTATTATCAGCACTTCTGCGTTTACTTCCTTGGAAGTCATCGATCAAATCAAGAAGTTCTTCAGCGACAAGTCCACAAAAGGTTTCGATCAATCATTAGCCCAATCCTTAGATACTATTGTCTCTAAGGCCAAGTGGGTTAACAGGGACCGTGAAGTTGTTAAAGactatttgaaagaacacGGTTACTTTTAA
- the RNH202 gene encoding Rnh202p (similar to uniprot|Q6Q5R1 Saccharomyces cerevisiae YDR279W RNH202 Ribonuclease H2 subunit required for RNase H2 activity), which translates to MTVGSDSKRWILVLPPELLDCKENAQIFSLPHPSNNTSKDRMQLVEFKGKGIYQLKSHEFSRGCSYTDDQDQAEDNYHYTKDGKTIKSTLVINENDPQNGYVMEDGDFQYLSKTDITFNLIGFFYKEFTVQDEKDYLREDAPTTMQSDNKFLGLRDYHDLLVDSHDHEWSKVSLETFKAAMENVADPIEEAGDIYYKITTQKIMQCLIRKTRQILDAFPTTIPIPSSLPPEIMESAKVTIAVNLLISLIPRPAYWHLVKYTGEELNVAKAFQKYEDYIQNIKDVTKEKESLVQSAMNVGLTNGSNSTTKTTKKVVKKTVSQRKVATGKGSIDGFFKRAK; encoded by the coding sequence ATGACTGTGGGATCAGATTCCAAGAGATGGATTTTGGTACTACCGCCAGAATTGCTCGATTGTAAAGAGAACGCCCAGATCTTTTCACTACCACATCCATCAAATAATACATCCAAGGACCGTATGCAACTAGTAGAATTCAAAGGAAAAGGCATTTACCAATTGAAATCTCATGAATTTAGTCGAGGTTGTTCCTACACTGATGATCAAGATCAGGCGGAAGACAATTATCATTATACAAAAGATGGTAAGACGATAAAATCTACTCTGGTAATTAATGAAAACGATCCTCAAAACGGGTATGTAATGGAAGATGGAGATTTTCAGTATTTATCGAAAACTGATATTACATTCAATCTAATTGGATTCTTCTATAAAGAATTCACAGTGCAAGATGAGAAGGATTATTTGAGAGAAGACGCCCCCACCACGATGCAGAGTGATAACAAATTTTTGGGACTAAGAGACTACCATGACTTACTTGTTGACTCACACGACCATGAGTGGAGCAAGGTTTCCCTAGAAACTTTTAAAGCGGCAATGGAAAATGTTGCAGATCCCATTGAAGAAGCTGGTGATATCTATTACAAAATAACTACTCAAAAGATTATGCAGTGTCTAATTCGAAAAACAAGGCAAATCCTAGATGCCTTTCCCACGACCATTCCAATTCCATCATCCCTACCACCGGAAATTATGGAATCTGCCAAAGTGACTATCGCTGTGAATTTATTGATATCACTGATTCCAAGACCTGCATATTGGCATTTGGTTAAATACACTGGTGAGGAATTAAATGTAGCAAAGGCGTTTCAGAAGTACGAGGACTATATACAAAATATCAAAGATGTTACCAAGGAGAAAGAATCACTAGTACAGAGTGCTATGAACGTAGGACTCACTAATGGGTCAAACTCGACGACGAAAACTACGAAAAAGGTCGTTAAAAAGACAGTATCACAGAGGAAAGTGGCTACGGGTAAAGGATCCATCGATGGATTCTTTAAGAGAGCCAAATGA
- the DDE1 gene encoding Dde1p (similar to uniprot|P38775 Saccharomyces cerevisiae YHR045W Hypothetical ORF) encodes MEWLSLIKAIATVLAILLATNWIFRIFYLDLKRDFSELAAQEQSNVTTTRKENETALYRNFLLPLGFPLVTGLGLSLKYKLRNGNFADIWCAIMDLADKNSIRFVDQSKDLSLQEINGMAKYILETYLSNAHGNVGILVTPSRSQGFIISIASMMASVKYNTLPHFLTSMPRKKLEDISILVVDSWESFSQLRGSEEWYELIIVCESNSSYISGDHKNVISWDQLIHGYKNDNSYMYSAPEDNSDDSKSLLYFTSPHGDTTSFSQGCLVSGVASFVRNFPLGHELNGKDSLAVTGNLSSLNLCLQVWQKVLAVLLHGGKVSFQDTLDLNKLYNPTLLLADANELLTVVKRSVSANSSFVQKLKYQWATALLTEGVFTAIGQLPIKSIEKLRSTYLLDCVSDSSLVNSFPKNVPKLKRGQSGNTLDSLQLNYLRAHLGSRVIFEYYCPHTVMGPIAHTNFYDYRILPPRVSANFIFCGPISTTLEGKLVQTKENSELDVTRRQGMLCIRGFTIGKPVEPARLEKARELSGEFGGGEGWMPMVGIFGLWGQDGCLYLYK; translated from the coding sequence ATGGAGTGGTTGAGCTTGATCAAGGCCATTGCGACGGTATTAGCCATTCTGCTGGCAACGAATTGGATATTTAGAATTTTCTATTTGGATCTCAAACGTGATTTTAGTGAATTAGCTGCACAAGAACAATCCAATGTCACCACCACTCGAAAAGAGAATGAAACTGCATTATACAGAAACTTTTTACTGCCTTTGGGATTCCCACTGGTAACAGGTCTGGGATTATCACTCAAGTATAAGCTTCgtaatggtaattttgCAGATATCTGGTGTGCTATCATGGATTTAGCTGACAAGAACTCTATTAGATTTGTGGACCAATCTAAAGATCTATCCTTACAGGAAATAAACGGTATGGCTAAATATATTTTAGAAACATACTTATCCAATGCCCATGGAAATGTTGGTATATTGGTGACACCATCCAGATCTCAAGGGTTTATTATTTCTATTGCATCAATGATGGCTTCCGTTAAATATAATACATTACCCCATTTCCTTACATCTATGCCCCGTAAGAAGCTGGAAGACATCAGCATTCTAGTGGTCGATTCGTGGGAATCCTTTTCCCAACTCCGTGGAAGTGAGGAATGGTACGAATTGATAATAGTATGCgaatccaattcatcataCATTTCTGGAGACCACAAAAATGTCATATCTTGGGATCAACTCATTCATGGTTACAAGAACGACAATTCGTATATGTATTCAGCACCCGAGGATAATTCTGATGATAGCAAGAGTTTACTATATTTTACATCCCCTCATGGAGACACTACGAGTTTTAGCCAAGGATGCCTAGTGAGCGGTGTTGCATCGTTCGTTCGTAATTTTCCCTTGGGCCACGAATTGAATGGCAAGGATTCACTGGCAGTTACTGGAAATTTAAGTAGTCTCAACTTATGCCTGCAAGTGTGGCAAAAGGTTCTTGCGGTTCTTTTGCATGGCGGTAAGGTTTCCTTTCAGGATACCCTGGATTTAAACAAGTTATACAATCCCACTTTACTCTTGGCTGATGCTAACGAATTGCTAACCGTAGTCAAGAGGTCGGTATCAGCCAACAGTTcatttgttcaaaagttGAAGTACCAATGGGCTACCGCTTTGTTAACTGAGGGGGTCTTCACAGCAATCGGTCAACTCCCTATAAAGTCGATTGAAAAGCTAAGATCTACATATTTGCTAGACTGCGTAtcagattcttctttaGTGAATTCATTTCCCAAGAATGTTCCCAAGTTGAAGAGAGGTCAGAGCGGAAATACCTTAGATTCCTTACAATTAAACTATCTGAGAGCTCACTTAGGTTCGAGAGTAATATTTGAATACTACTGTCCTCATACTGTCATGGGTCCCATTGCTCATACAAACTTTTACGATTATAGAATATTGCCACCAAGAGTTAGTGCTAATTTCATATTTTGTGGACCTATATCTACGACTTTAGAGGGAAAACTAGTACAGACTAAAGAGAATTCTGAGTTAGATGTTACTAGAAGGCAAGGTATGCTTTGTATTCGTGGTTTCACTATTGGTAAACCGGTAGAACCTGCACGTTTAGAGAAGGCTAGGGAATTATCTGGTGAATTTGGAGGAGGCGAAGGTTGGATGCCAATGGTTGGAATATTTGGCCTTTGGGGCCAAGATGGATGCCTTTACCTCTATAAATAA
- the INM1 gene encoding inositol monophosphate 1-phosphatase INM1 (highly similar to uniprot|P38710 Saccharomyces cerevisiae YHR046C INM1 Inositol monophosphatase involved in biosynthesis of inositol and in phosphoinositide second messenger signaling INM1 expression increases in the presence of inositol and decreases upon exposure to antibipolar drugs lithium and valproate): MAAKEIDLKAVEEFLADLACNKVGPIIKSKSGSQQNYELKTGARNVDIVTTIDKQVEQIVWNTLKSQYPGFQFIGEESYVKGVTKITDDPTFIIDPIDGTTNFVHDFPFSCTSLGMTLNKEPVVGVIYNPHLNLLVSASRGNGVKVNGEPFNYKEKISSMGTLQLNKSIVGLQPGSAREGPNFKCKASTYQNLLSVDGGFIHGSRNLGSSAMSMAYIALGSLDAYWDGGCYAWDVCAGWCILKETGGRVVGANSGEWDIDVDNRSYLALRGAHSGEEQEKYVKEFWSCVIGNLKYD, encoded by the coding sequence ATGGCTGCTAAAGAAATTGACTTGAAGGCTGTAGAAGAGTTTCTGGCTGATCTAGCGTGTAATAAAGTTGGTCCCATcattaaatcaaaatcagGTTCTCAACAAAACTATGAACTGAAGACAGGTGCTAGAAACGTGGATATAGTTACCACTATTGATAAACAAGTGGAACAAATCGTATGGAATACGCTTAAGTCTCAATATCCTGGGTTCCAATTTATTGGTGAGGAAAGTTACGTTAAAGGTGTCACTAAGATCACTGATGATCCAACTTTTATCATAGATCCAATTGATGGTACTACGAATTTCGTGCATGATTTCCCCTTCAGCTGCACATCCCTGGGTATGACTTTGAATAAGGAACCTGTTGTAGGAGTCATTTACAACCCTCATTTAAACTTATTGGTATCTGCATCTCGGGGAAATGGTGTTAAAGTTAATGGAGAACCATTTAACTATAAGGAAAAGATTAGCTCTATGGGCACATTACAGTTGAATAAATCAATAGTGGGATTGCAGCCGGGATCCGCGAGAGAAGGTCCAAATTTTAAATGTAAGGCATCTACTTATCAAAACTTACTTTCGGTAGATGGTGGATTTATACATGGGTCGAGAAACTTAGGATCTTCAGCAATGTCGATGGCTTACATTGCGCTGGGTAGTTTGGATGCTTATTGGGATGGTGGATGTTACGCTTGGGACGTTTGTGCCGGCTGGTGTATTCTAAAGGAAACTGGAGGTCGAGTGGTAGGCGCTAATTCTGGTGAATGGGACATTGATGTCGATAATCGAAGTTATTTGGCACTTAGAGGTGCTCATAGCGGCGAAGAACAGGAGAAATATGTCAAGGAATTCTGGTCCTGTGTTATTGGAAATTTAAAATACGATTGA
- the FSH1 gene encoding putative serine hydrolase (highly similar to gnl|GLV|CAGL0J00385g Candida glabrata CAGL0J00385g and similar to YHR049W uniprot|P38777 Saccharomyces cerevisiae) yields MARLLFLHGFLQNGKVFSEKSSGIRKLLKKSDVECDYVDGPVVLEPKDLPFQMDPERWQQTLEAQVNRAWFYHSDISAELDLTNTLSYISDYIKTNGPYDGIVGFSQGAAVASILTNKITELVPNHPEFKVSLLISGYSFTEPNPQGEGLWITPKFQDQFKPVKESNTRIIFIYGANDMAVPGERAQWLANLYKKSLENPDLVSQYEHPGGHMVPNKKDFIRPIVAQIEEALGK; encoded by the coding sequence ATGGCTCGTCTACTGTTTCTACATGGTTTCTTACAAAACGGTAAGGTCTTTTCTGAAAAGTCCTCTGGTATCCGTAAGCTTCTAAAGAAGTCCGATGTCGAGTGTGACTATGTCGATGGTCCAGTTGTATTAGAACCAAAGGATTTGCCATTCCAAATGGATCCTGAAAGATGGCAACAAACTTTAGAAGCACAGGTAAACCGTGCCTGGTTTTACCATAGTGATATCTCCGCAGAATTGGATTTGACCAATACTTTATCCTACATCTCTGATTATATCAAGACCAATGGTCCATATGACGGTATAGTCGGTTTTTCTCAAGGTGCAGCAGTGGCTTCCATCCTAACAAATAAGATTACAGAATTAGTCCCTAACCACCCAGAATTCAAGGTAAGTTTGCTCATCTCTGGTTATTCTTTCACAGAACCTAACCCACAAGGTGAAGGTCTATGGATTACACCTAAATTCCAAGATCAATTTAAACCGGTCAAAGAATCAAATACTcgtatcattttcatctatGGTGCTAATGATATGGCAGTTCCTGGTGAAAGAGCTCAGTGGTTGGCTAATCTGTACAAGAAGTCTTTAGAGAACCCTGATCTAGTGAGCCAGTACGAGCACCCAGGTGGACACATGGTACCAAACAAAAAGGACTTTATAAGACCAATTGTTGCTCAAATCGAAGAAGCACTAGGTAAATAA